The following proteins are encoded in a genomic region of Rhizobium sp. NLR16a:
- a CDS encoding transcriptional repressor TraM has translation MNKASSSDANGREKERESRFSSMQQSKLEALAVSAILEHRLLIAADEAVYEEWARATADPSISAAVLKSLQEEYVARQKKSEVQQEELSEIIDALGYVPDVPLDKHE, from the coding sequence GTGAACAAAGCGAGCTCATCCGATGCAAATGGTCGAGAAAAGGAAAGAGAATCGCGCTTCAGCTCGATGCAACAGTCGAAGCTTGAGGCGTTGGCTGTCTCGGCAATTCTCGAACACCGCCTCCTGATCGCCGCCGACGAAGCTGTCTATGAGGAATGGGCTCGCGCGACCGCAGACCCATCAATTTCCGCCGCCGTGCTCAAGAGCCTGCAGGAGGAGTATGTCGCGCGCCAAAAGAAATCTGAAGTCCAGCAAGAAGAACTTTCGGAAATCATCGATGCGTTAGGCTACGTCCCCGATGTTCCACTCGATAAACATGAATGA
- a CDS encoding autoinducer binding domain-containing protein, which produces MDGDLRSLIDMTEAAHDERMIRSALKTFAHACGFDRFAYLQTEGLEIRTFNSYPEEWQGVYLEGHYSRIDPVVTEAKRRMEMFSWTADDWPARGTSELRRFRDQAIEYGIRSGVTIPVEGSFGSTMMLTFASSAPTADVSKLRDAQQAIRAVLVIHYCLKIIAATTIVAPRRLLSPREAMCLMWAAKGKSAPETAMLTGINPRTVQHYLDKAREKLEAATVPQLVAIAKDHGLV; this is translated from the coding sequence GTGGACGGTGACCTTCGCTCTCTCATCGATATGACAGAAGCCGCGCATGATGAACGTATGATCAGAAGTGCTTTGAAAACATTTGCGCACGCATGCGGCTTCGACCGTTTTGCTTATCTGCAGACTGAGGGGTTGGAAATCCGCACATTCAACTCCTATCCGGAGGAATGGCAGGGTGTTTATCTCGAAGGCCATTACTCCCGCATCGACCCGGTCGTTACTGAAGCCAAGCGTCGCATGGAAATGTTTTCCTGGACGGCCGACGATTGGCCCGCTCGTGGAACCTCCGAACTCAGGCGTTTTCGGGACCAGGCGATCGAGTACGGAATTCGGAGTGGGGTGACGATCCCCGTCGAAGGAAGTTTCGGGTCGACGATGATGCTGACGTTTGCATCTTCGGCGCCGACGGCTGACGTTTCAAAACTGCGGGATGCGCAACAAGCGATCCGAGCGGTGCTGGTGATCCATTACTGCCTGAAGATTATCGCTGCGACGACCATTGTCGCTCCGAGACGGTTGCTTTCACCAAGAGAAGCAATGTGCCTCATGTGGGCGGCAAAGGGTAAAAGCGCTCCGGAAACCGCAATGCTAACGGGGATCAACCCGAGGACAGTGCAGCACTACCTTGATAAAGCGCGCGAAAAACTTGAGGCTGCGACCGTCCCACAGCTCGTCGCAATTGCTAAAGATCACGGGTTGGTTTGA
- the trbI gene encoding IncP-type conjugal transfer protein TrbI translates to MVQSLQLGASAQADDQNGMRRLNRLPIIVAIIVIVLFVGVVVIGLSLRGLSFNHGDIEGASNSPATSFGDQLKRGVTDGIIGDPEKQEVFQPTPVVAEKKEKQEPVFERQPTDRQDRRQTLESEEEWKARLKREQDEQYMREAQRQRMARLQARSTALDSPLKVDISDVEKAAISTNDTVRQPTNAVTSSASDLYGAAMKSGLMEQNVDQNGQTSKEDFFNQDIKDLGYLPNQVVPQMSPNELKRGSVIPATLITGLNSDLPGRITAQVSQNVYDSATGYRLIIPQGAKLFGRYDSKVSFGQERVLVVWTDLIFPNGSTLHIGGMAGTDAEGYGGFQDKVDRHLWRTFGSAALVAIIGAGTDMSMPESSTLATQDTASDAARRNFAASFGRVVEETISKNLNVQPTIRIRPGYKFNVLVDQDVIFHSVYSGR, encoded by the coding sequence ATGGTCCAGTCGCTCCAACTTGGCGCGTCAGCCCAGGCCGACGATCAGAATGGCATGCGCCGGCTCAACCGCCTGCCGATCATCGTCGCCATCATCGTCATCGTGCTGTTCGTCGGCGTGGTCGTGATTGGTCTGTCACTGCGCGGGCTTTCCTTCAATCATGGCGACATCGAGGGTGCTTCCAACAGCCCTGCGACCAGTTTCGGCGATCAGCTTAAGCGGGGTGTCACCGACGGCATTATCGGTGACCCAGAAAAGCAGGAGGTGTTTCAACCGACGCCAGTCGTTGCGGAGAAAAAGGAAAAGCAGGAACCGGTTTTCGAGCGCCAACCAACAGATCGACAAGATCGCCGACAAACGCTCGAATCCGAAGAGGAGTGGAAGGCACGCCTGAAGCGAGAGCAGGATGAACAATATATGCGCGAAGCCCAGCGGCAACGGATGGCGCGTCTCCAGGCCCGTTCCACGGCGCTCGATTCGCCGCTAAAGGTAGACATCTCCGATGTCGAGAAGGCTGCAATCTCCACCAATGACACCGTCCGCCAGCCGACAAATGCCGTGACGAGCAGCGCCTCAGACCTTTATGGCGCGGCCATGAAATCAGGCTTGATGGAGCAGAACGTCGATCAGAACGGGCAGACGTCGAAGGAGGACTTCTTTAATCAGGACATCAAGGATCTCGGCTACCTGCCGAACCAGGTCGTGCCGCAGATGTCACCCAACGAATTGAAGCGCGGTTCAGTCATCCCGGCGACATTGATCACCGGCCTCAATTCCGACCTACCGGGGCGCATTACCGCTCAGGTCAGCCAAAATGTCTACGACAGCGCAACCGGTTATCGCCTTATCATCCCGCAAGGCGCAAAGCTCTTCGGTCGCTACGATTCCAAGGTGTCTTTCGGCCAGGAACGGGTACTCGTCGTCTGGACGGACCTCATTTTTCCGAACGGGTCTACCCTGCACATCGGTGGTATGGCGGGCACTGACGCTGAAGGTTATGGCGGCTTCCAGGACAAGGTCGACCGACATCTCTGGAGAACATTCGGTTCTGCAGCCCTGGTGGCAATCATCGGGGCGGGTACCGATATGTCGATGCCTGAGAGTTCGACGCTCGCGACGCAGGACACGGCTTCGGATGCAGCAAGACGGAATTTTGCCGCGTCATTTGGCCGCGTAGTAGAAGAGACGATCTCGAAGAATCTGAACGTTCAGCCGACGATTCGCATCCGGCCGGGCTACAAGTTCAATGTGTTGGTCGATCAGGATGTTATCTTTCATTCTGTCTATAGCGGCCGCTAA
- the trbH gene encoding conjugal transfer protein TrbH, giving the protein MRKLLTYFVVGALLSGCQTADDALTTSSTPVAVTGPAASAIAGDMASRLAEQIGPAGATTTIKMETDASEFASALEAALKGRGYTVVRDGKVAKDIKPVELAYAIEVFAGQLLARVSTPSIALGRAYTPTAAGATPASPLSIMQRN; this is encoded by the coding sequence ATGCGCAAGCTTCTCACATATTTCGTCGTGGGCGCGCTGCTCTCCGGTTGCCAAACGGCGGACGACGCACTGACCACCAGTTCCACACCTGTGGCCGTCACCGGACCGGCTGCAAGCGCCATCGCCGGCGACATGGCAAGTCGTCTGGCCGAACAGATCGGCCCGGCCGGTGCTACGACCACGATCAAAATGGAGACGGACGCATCGGAGTTCGCATCCGCCCTCGAGGCGGCCCTGAAGGGGCGGGGTTATACGGTCGTCAGGGACGGCAAAGTCGCCAAAGACATCAAGCCGGTCGAGCTTGCCTATGCAATTGAGGTATTCGCCGGGCAGCTGCTCGCGCGGGTTTCGACGCCTTCGATCGCTCTCGGACGTGCTTATACACCAACGGCGGCAGGCGCCACGCCGGCTAGTCCGCTTTCGATCATGCAGCGTAACTGA
- the trbG gene encoding P-type conjugative transfer protein TrbG, which translates to MKKTGLIAAAGCMAGLLLAAGAQAQSMTSNEVKGTNLSKKWRGTPGLVTTGPDGKVIFPFGETQPSVVCSPLQVCDIELQGGEIVRDVMVGDTVRWKVEPATSGATGGQAIHLIVKPSEPGLLTSMVVTTSRRTYHIQLKSHPSQYMARVGFEYPEDVSTKLADINTRLETGGIPGVAPDKLNFSYSISGGASWKPKRVYSDGVKTYIQFPKSISGQDAPVLFVVSGGQNRIVNYRMKNDMMTVDYAIDKAILVSGVGWRQQKITIRRGG; encoded by the coding sequence ATGAAAAAAACGGGATTGATCGCGGCCGCCGGCTGCATGGCCGGACTCTTGCTTGCGGCGGGCGCGCAGGCGCAAAGTATGACGAGCAACGAGGTGAAAGGAACAAATCTTTCCAAAAAGTGGCGCGGCACGCCGGGATTGGTGACGACGGGACCGGACGGAAAGGTGATCTTCCCGTTCGGCGAAACGCAACCTTCCGTCGTCTGCTCGCCGCTGCAGGTCTGCGACATCGAACTTCAGGGTGGCGAGATCGTTCGCGATGTTATGGTCGGCGACACCGTGCGCTGGAAGGTAGAGCCGGCCACTTCGGGGGCCACAGGCGGACAGGCGATCCATCTCATCGTCAAACCGTCGGAGCCAGGCCTTCTCACCTCAATGGTCGTGACGACATCGCGGCGCACCTATCACATCCAGCTCAAGTCCCATCCGAGCCAATACATGGCGCGCGTTGGGTTCGAATATCCGGAAGACGTGTCCACCAAGCTCGCCGACATCAACACCCGTCTCGAAACGGGCGGCATTCCGGGCGTGGCGCCGGACAAGCTGAACTTCTCCTATTCAATCAGCGGCGGTGCTTCGTGGAAACCGAAGCGGGTCTATTCGGACGGGGTGAAGACCTACATCCAGTTCCCGAAGTCGATCTCCGGCCAGGATGCGCCTGTGCTTTTCGTCGTCTCCGGCGGTCAAAATCGCATCGTCAACTATCGCATGAAGAACGACATGATGACCGTCGACTATGCGATCGACAAGGCGATCCTCGTTTCTGGTGTCGGTTGGCGGCAGCAGAAGATCACCATCCGGCGGGGAGGCTGA
- a CDS encoding conjugal transfer protein TrbF, with product MAANRAPENPYLAARHEWSERYGSYVKAAAAWRIVGVLGLVMAVIGFSYAMYLSTQVRLVPYIVEVDKLGTAVTAGFPEQIEYADVRVVRATLGNFVTSFRSITPDAVVQKQYIDRTYALLRASDPSTEKVNAWFRGNSPFEKAKSSTVAIEVNNIVALSNQTYQIDWTEYERDRKGKETGTRRFRGIATVTLTAPQDEATIRLNPIGLYVRDFDWTAQL from the coding sequence ATGGCAGCGAACCGCGCCCCGGAAAACCCATACCTTGCCGCCCGCCATGAATGGAGCGAACGCTATGGTTCCTATGTGAAGGCAGCCGCCGCATGGCGGATTGTTGGTGTCCTCGGTCTGGTAATGGCCGTCATCGGCTTCAGCTACGCGATGTATCTCAGCACGCAAGTGAGGCTCGTGCCTTACATCGTCGAGGTCGACAAGCTCGGAACTGCGGTCACCGCAGGCTTCCCCGAGCAGATCGAGTATGCCGATGTCCGCGTGGTGCGCGCCACACTCGGCAACTTCGTCACGAGCTTTCGCTCGATTACGCCGGATGCGGTGGTGCAGAAGCAATATATCGACCGCACCTACGCTCTTCTTCGCGCCTCCGATCCGTCGACGGAGAAGGTCAACGCCTGGTTCCGAGGCAATTCTCCGTTCGAGAAGGCAAAGTCCTCGACCGTTGCCATCGAGGTCAACAACATCGTGGCGCTCTCGAACCAGACCTATCAGATCGACTGGACGGAATACGAGCGGGACCGCAAGGGCAAGGAAACCGGCACGCGGCGGTTCCGCGGGATCGCAACGGTGACGCTCACCGCGCCACAGGATGAGGCGACGATCCGCCTCAATCCGATCGGCCTCTACGTCCGGGATTTCGACTGGACGGCACAGCTTTAA
- the trbL gene encoding P-type conjugative transfer protein TrbL: MVKVTVARSFLITGLFSLAYAVPAFAQEGQVLTELENQVSSAARGWETTIMEAAKSLFWILATIEIGIAAVWLAIQSASLDSWFAELVRRIMFIGFFAFVLTQGPTFARAVVDSLFQIGAGAGSASPAEVFDAGIRVASQMSEQAQFGVFEDNALAIAAVLAMGIVVICFSLVAAIFVSVMVEMYVGLLAGMIMLGLGGSSFTKDFAVRYLVYAFGVGMKLMALVMIAKIGSNVLLGLAQAPTASSDQFVTTLAIAGISVVVFIIAMYVPNIIQGVVQGASVSGGMEAIRHGGQAASFAAGAGFLAAGAAGAGFAAAQAARAAGSSVAGAALRGMGASFSSGAQAAGSAAKEKAIGSPGAYAGSILGLANAKLDEQRGGHSGPKPPPERNDKP, translated from the coding sequence ATGGTAAAGGTGACTGTTGCGCGTTCTTTCTTGATTACAGGTCTCTTTTCCCTCGCCTATGCTGTTCCCGCATTCGCCCAGGAGGGACAGGTCCTCACGGAACTGGAAAACCAGGTCTCGTCTGCTGCGAGGGGGTGGGAGACCACCATCATGGAGGCGGCGAAATCCCTATTCTGGATTCTCGCAACGATCGAGATCGGCATTGCGGCCGTCTGGCTGGCGATCCAGTCAGCCTCGCTGGACAGCTGGTTCGCCGAACTGGTGCGGCGGATTATGTTCATCGGGTTCTTCGCATTCGTTCTGACCCAAGGTCCGACCTTTGCGCGAGCGGTGGTTGACAGTCTTTTCCAGATTGGCGCCGGCGCTGGTTCAGCGTCGCCCGCGGAAGTGTTCGATGCAGGCATCCGCGTCGCCTCGCAGATGTCGGAGCAGGCACAGTTTGGGGTGTTCGAAGACAATGCGCTTGCGATCGCGGCGGTGCTGGCGATGGGCATCGTCGTTATCTGCTTCTCGCTTGTCGCAGCGATCTTCGTGTCGGTCATGGTCGAGATGTATGTCGGCCTGCTCGCCGGCATGATCATGCTCGGGCTGGGTGGTTCGTCCTTCACGAAAGACTTTGCTGTTCGCTACCTCGTCTATGCCTTCGGCGTCGGCATGAAGCTCATGGCCTTGGTGATGATCGCCAAGATCGGATCGAACGTCCTGCTTGGCCTTGCGCAAGCTCCGACTGCCTCATCGGACCAGTTCGTTACGACCTTGGCGATCGCCGGTATTTCCGTCGTAGTCTTCATCATCGCCATGTATGTCCCGAACATCATCCAGGGCGTTGTTCAGGGCGCATCGGTGTCCGGAGGAATGGAAGCGATCCGCCACGGCGGGCAGGCGGCGTCTTTCGCCGCAGGCGCTGGCTTCCTCGCCGCCGGCGCCGCCGGCGCAGGCTTTGCGGCCGCGCAAGCCGCACGAGCTGCTGGTTCATCCGTTGCAGGTGCCGCTCTTCGCGGCATGGGCGCGAGCTTCAGTTCCGGCGCGCAAGCAGCCGGATCAGCCGCGAAGGAAAAGGCAATCGGCTCTCCGGGCGCTTATGCCGGGTCCATTCTCGGACTGGCCAATGCGAAGCTCGATGAACAGCGCGGCGGTCATAGCGGACCGAAGCCTCCTCCCGAACGCAACGACAAACCGTAA
- the trbK gene encoding entry exclusion protein TrbK, producing MSRPVLIALLLAVAAASSAMTVLIINSRNTGIPALTEEQRAVREKFFGSDKELPPIKEGQEMRPRW from the coding sequence GTGAGCCGCCCCGTCCTGATTGCCTTGCTGTTGGCTGTCGCCGCTGCATCGTCTGCAATGACAGTGCTGATCATCAATTCCCGAAACACAGGAATACCTGCGCTCACCGAGGAGCAGCGCGCCGTCCGGGAAAAATTCTTCGGCTCCGACAAGGAGCTGCCGCCGATCAAGGAAGGCCAGGAGATGCGCCCGAGATGGTAA
- the trbJ gene encoding P-type conjugative transfer protein TrbJ — MPHRYSSRWLVCLTAAALTIGGSGTVQAGTATGAATEWTQLANNAQLVGLMKSSGIQVDNQLTQISQLAEQIQNQLKIYENMLQNTAQLPDHIWGQVESDLNQLRSIVDQGQGIAFSMGNADDVLQQRFQSYADLKTNLPSNATFSSTYQSWSDTNRDTITSSLKAASLTADQFDSEEDTMSSLRSMSETADGQMKALQVGHEIAAQQVAQMQKLRGLVSQQMTMMGTWLQTEQTDKDLAQARREKFFNAEVKSVPEGQKMEPRW, encoded by the coding sequence ATGCCGCATCGCTACTCAAGTAGATGGCTCGTCTGCTTAACAGCCGCCGCTCTCACGATTGGAGGCTCAGGCACGGTGCAAGCTGGGACAGCCACCGGCGCTGCGACCGAATGGACGCAGCTCGCCAACAATGCGCAGCTTGTCGGTCTCATGAAAAGCTCCGGCATCCAGGTCGACAATCAGCTGACGCAGATCAGCCAGCTTGCAGAGCAGATCCAGAACCAGCTGAAGATCTACGAGAACATGTTGCAAAACACCGCGCAGCTTCCCGATCATATCTGGGGGCAGGTCGAAAGCGATCTCAACCAGCTGCGCAGTATCGTCGACCAGGGACAGGGCATCGCCTTTTCCATGGGGAATGCGGACGACGTTCTTCAGCAGCGCTTTCAGAGCTACGCCGATCTCAAGACGAATTTGCCGAGCAACGCAACCTTCTCCTCGACTTACCAGTCCTGGTCGGACACCAACCGTGACACGATCACCAGCTCGCTGAAGGCCGCGAGCCTGACGGCCGACCAGTTCGACAGCGAGGAAGACACGATGTCCTCATTGCGGTCGATGTCCGAGACGGCTGACGGGCAGATGAAGGCTTTGCAGGTCGGGCACGAGATCGCCGCTCAGCAAGTCGCGCAAATGCAGAAGCTTCGCGGCCTCGTCTCCCAACAGATGACAATGATGGGAACATGGCTTCAGACGGAACAGACCGACAAGGACCTGGCGCAGGCGCGGCGGGAAAAGTTCTTCAACGCCGAGGTCAAGAGCGTTCCGGAGGGCCAGAAAATGGAGCCGCGCTGGTGA
- a CDS encoding conjugal transfer protein TrbE, with the protein MVALKRFRVTGPSFADLVPYAGLVDNGVLLLKDGSLMAGWYFAGPDSESATDLERNELSRQINAVLSRLGSGWMIQVEAIRIPTVDYPSEDRCHFPDPVTRAIDAERRSHFAREQGHFESKHALILTNRPLESKKTALSKYIYSDEQSRKKSYADTVLFVFKNAVRELEQYFANTLSIRRMETRETVERGGERIARYDELLQFARFCTTGESHPIRLPDVPMYLDWIATAELEHGLTPKVENRFLGVVAIDGLPAESWPGILNSLDLMPLTYRWSSRFIFLDAEEARQKLERTRKKWQQKVRPFFDQIFQTQSRSVDQDAMTMVAETEDAIAQASSQLVAYGYYTPVVVLFDSDREALQEKAEAIRRLIQAEGFGARIETLNATDAYLGSLPGNWYCNIREPLINTSNLADLIPLNSVWSGNPVAPCPFYPPNSPPLMQVASGSTAFRLNLHVDDVGHTLIFGPTGSGKSTLLALIAAQFRRYENAQIFAFDKGSSLLPLTLAAGGDHYEIGDDNVEEGRALAFCPLSELKSDADRAWATEWIEMLVGLQGVTITPDHRNAISRQVALMASASGRSLSDFVSGVQLREIKDALHHYTVDGPMGQLLDAEEDGLTLGALQTFEIEQLMNMGERNLVPVLTYLFRRIEKRLDGSPSLIVLDEAWLMLSHPVFRDKIREWLKVLRKANCAVVLATQSISDAERSGIIDVLKESCPTKICLPNGAARESGTREFYERIGLNERQIEIVSSSIPKREYYVATPDGRRLFDMSLGPIALSFVGASGKEDLKRIRALKSEHGHEWPIHWLETRGVHDAASLLK; encoded by the coding sequence ATGGTAGCTCTCAAACGCTTCCGGGTGACCGGCCCATCCTTTGCCGATCTCGTTCCCTACGCCGGCCTCGTCGACAATGGTGTCCTCCTCTTGAAGGACGGAAGTCTGATGGCAGGCTGGTACTTCGCTGGCCCGGACTCCGAAAGCGCGACCGACCTCGAGCGCAACGAGCTGTCGAGGCAGATCAATGCCGTTCTGTCGCGGCTTGGAAGTGGCTGGATGATCCAGGTCGAAGCCATCCGCATTCCGACGGTCGACTATCCATCGGAAGATCGATGCCATTTCCCGGACCCGGTGACCCGCGCGATCGATGCCGAGCGCCGATCGCATTTCGCGCGCGAGCAGGGGCATTTCGAGAGCAAGCATGCGCTGATCCTGACCAACAGGCCGCTCGAGTCCAAGAAGACTGCTCTCAGCAAATACATCTATTCGGATGAGCAAAGCCGGAAGAAATCCTACGCGGACACGGTGCTCTTCGTGTTCAAGAATGCGGTGCGCGAGCTTGAGCAGTATTTTGCAAACACTCTTTCGATCCGGCGAATGGAGACCCGCGAAACGGTCGAAAGGGGAGGGGAGCGAATTGCCAGATATGACGAGCTGCTCCAGTTCGCCCGATTCTGCACCACCGGGGAAAGCCATCCTATCCGGCTTCCCGATGTTCCGATGTATCTCGACTGGATCGCCACCGCGGAGCTTGAACACGGACTGACGCCAAAGGTCGAAAACCGTTTCCTCGGCGTCGTTGCGATCGACGGTCTACCGGCCGAAAGCTGGCCGGGCATTCTGAACAGCCTTGACCTGATGCCGCTGACCTATCGGTGGTCATCGCGCTTCATCTTCCTTGATGCCGAGGAAGCCCGACAGAAGCTCGAACGGACGCGGAAGAAATGGCAGCAGAAGGTCCGGCCGTTCTTCGACCAGATATTCCAGACACAAAGTCGATCCGTCGACCAAGACGCGATGACTATGGTGGCCGAGACCGAAGATGCCATCGCGCAGGCCTCATCGCAGCTGGTTGCCTATGGCTATTACACACCGGTCGTCGTGTTGTTCGACAGCGATCGCGAGGCACTCCAGGAGAAGGCCGAAGCGATCCGGCGATTGATCCAGGCGGAAGGTTTCGGGGCGCGCATCGAAACGCTAAACGCCACCGATGCTTACCTCGGCAGCTTGCCCGGCAACTGGTATTGCAACATCCGTGAGCCGCTGATCAACACCAGCAATCTCGCCGACTTGATTCCGCTGAACTCTGTCTGGTCCGGAAACCCGGTCGCGCCATGCCCCTTTTACCCGCCGAACTCCCCGCCCTTGATGCAGGTTGCGAGCGGCTCGACAGCGTTTCGTCTGAACCTGCATGTCGATGATGTCGGCCACACGCTGATCTTCGGCCCAACCGGCTCAGGCAAGTCGACGCTTCTGGCTCTGATCGCCGCGCAGTTTCGCCGATACGAAAATGCGCAGATCTTCGCCTTTGACAAAGGCAGTTCACTTCTCCCCCTGACGCTCGCAGCCGGCGGCGATCACTATGAGATCGGCGACGACAATGTGGAAGAGGGGAGGGCATTGGCCTTCTGCCCACTCTCCGAACTCAAAAGTGATGCCGACCGGGCTTGGGCGACGGAATGGATCGAGATGCTGGTCGGCCTGCAGGGCGTCACCATCACCCCCGATCATCGTAACGCCATCTCTCGGCAGGTCGCACTGATGGCGAGCGCCTCCGGTCGCTCGCTCTCGGATTTCGTCAGCGGCGTGCAGCTGCGCGAGATCAAGGACGCACTGCATCACTACACCGTCGACGGCCCGATGGGGCAGCTTCTCGATGCGGAAGAGGACGGCCTCACGCTCGGCGCCCTCCAGACCTTCGAGATCGAGCAACTAATGAATATGGGCGAGCGCAATCTCGTGCCAGTGCTGACCTACCTGTTCCGCCGGATCGAGAAGCGTTTGGATGGGTCGCCAAGTCTGATCGTCCTCGACGAGGCGTGGCTCATGCTCAGCCACCCTGTGTTCCGCGACAAGATACGCGAGTGGCTTAAGGTGCTGCGCAAGGCAAATTGCGCCGTCGTTCTTGCGACCCAATCGATCTCGGATGCCGAACGATCCGGGATTATCGACGTGCTGAAGGAATCCTGCCCGACCAAGATTTGCCTTCCGAATGGCGCCGCTCGTGAGTCGGGCACGCGAGAATTCTATGAGCGAATAGGGTTAAACGAGCGTCAGATCGAGATCGTCTCGAGCTCGATCCCCAAGCGCGAATACTACGTCGCTACCCCCGACGGCCGGCGGCTCTTCGACATGTCGCTTGGGCCAATCGCACTGAGCTTTGTCGGCGCGTCGGGCAAAGAGGACCTCAAGCGCATCCGCGCACTGAAATCCGAACATGGCCACGAATGGCCGATCCACTGGCTTGAAACGAGAGGAGTTCACGATGCCGCATCGCTACTCAAGTAG
- a CDS encoding conjugal transfer protein TrbD: protein MAESLSGLRRNRIHRALSRPNLLMGADRELVLITGLAAVILIFVVLTAYSALFGVVVWVVIVGLLRMMAKADPHMRQVYIRHISYKPYYKATTSPWRRY from the coding sequence ATGGCTGAGTCCCTGTCGGGCCTGCGGCGTAACCGCATCCATCGCGCGCTCTCCCGCCCGAACCTACTCATGGGCGCCGACCGGGAGCTGGTGCTGATCACCGGTCTTGCAGCGGTGATCCTGATCTTCGTTGTGCTTACGGCCTACTCGGCGCTTTTCGGCGTCGTTGTCTGGGTCGTGATCGTCGGGCTGCTCAGGATGATGGCGAAGGCCGATCCGCACATGCGGCAGGTCTATATCAGGCACATTTCCTACAAGCCCTACTACAAGGCGACCACTTCGCCGTGGCGCCGGTACTGA
- a CDS encoding TrbC/VirB2 family protein, protein MSRKHTLIAAALVATPIILASVAPALASSGGSLPWEGPLQQIQESITGPVAGAIALAAVAIAGGMLIFGGELNDFARRLVYVVLVAGILLGATNIVGLFGATGASIGLTEEQVISIGSNEGGEGDHG, encoded by the coding sequence ATGTCGCGTAAGCATACCCTCATCGCCGCCGCGCTCGTGGCGACGCCCATCATTCTTGCCTCGGTCGCGCCGGCGCTCGCCAGTTCCGGCGGCAGCCTCCCATGGGAAGGGCCACTGCAGCAGATCCAGGAGTCGATAACCGGCCCGGTCGCGGGCGCGATCGCGCTTGCAGCCGTGGCCATTGCCGGCGGCATGCTCATCTTTGGCGGTGAACTGAACGATTTCGCACGGCGACTTGTGTACGTCGTTCTCGTCGCCGGCATCCTGCTCGGCGCCACCAACATCGTCGGCCTATTCGGTGCGACCGGCGCTTCGATCGGGCTGACCGAAGAGCAGGTCATCTCAATTGGTTCGAACGAAGGAGGGGAGGGGGATCATGGCTGA